The proteins below come from a single Aegilops tauschii subsp. strangulata cultivar AL8/78 chromosome 6, Aet v6.0, whole genome shotgun sequence genomic window:
- the LOC109768608 gene encoding DNA (cytosine-5)-methyltransferase CMT3 isoform X1: MAPPSSPPSAAAPARSSSRKRSASAKAAAPEEATVTKRPRKGTTSGKKKPAGKKKQQKATKAPREKKAKAEERPAPEDEVCAEEPDEEELALGEEDESSASGEQEGQAAAKRRVAQPSKKARNVAAGDKEPEFLGEPVPADEARAKWPQRYQRGAPKRPEDEEDMKARVHYRSAMVDGVVYALGDDVYVMAGENEADYIGRITEFFEGVDKTSYFTCRWYFRPEDTVISRAKFVNDHTHDPKRVFLSEEKNDNPLDCIISKVKIIHVDPNMDPAAKAKLVARTDLYYDMSYTVAYSTFANIPSDTTENSGISTDADSENGAPVKTASLLDLYSGCGGMSTGLCLGSALAGLKLETKWAVDLNSFACKSLKYNHPKTEVRNEKAEDFLALLKEWAILCDKYVHSNDSDVAEPVEEEEDDEPLGKDEFVVEKLLEICYGGTGRKNGIHFKVQWKGYGPEEDTWEPIENLSDCPLKIKEFVQEGYRRNILPQPGQVDVICGGPPCQGISGFNRFRNRDNPLEDEKNQQMVTYMDIVSYLQPKFVLMENVVDILKFADGYLGRYALSRLVSLNYQARLGMMVAGCYGLPQFRMRVFLWGALPTMVLPKYPLPTHDVVVRGGAPNAFSQSIVAYDETQRPTLKKALLLGDAISDLPKANNYQPHEVIEYGGQPKTDFQRYIRLSRKDMLDYSFGDATCPEEGKLLDHQPLRLNQDDYDRVQQIPIKKGANFRDLPGVKVGANNIVEWDPEVERVYLKSGKPLVPDYAMSFIKGRSPKPFGRLWWDETVPTVVTRAEPHNQVSFGTTSNAVCNQFCACCLVCLCCLQIILHPNQGRVLTVRENARLQGFPDYYRMYGPMKEKYIQVGNAVAVPVARALGYSLGRAYQGEVDAGYDALFVLPDSFTNIGQTGARARASSVGTPAGEVVEQ; this comes from the exons ATGGCGCCGCCGAGCTCGCCGCCCTCGGCCGCCGCGCCCGCGCGGTCCTCCTCGCGCAAGCGCTCCGCCTCCGCCAAGGCCGCCGCGCCCGAGGAGGCCACGGTCACCAAGCGCCCGCGCAAGGGCACCACGTCCGGCAAGAAGAAGCCGGCGGGcaagaagaagcagcagaaggCGACCAAGGCGCCGCGGGAGAAGAAGGCGAAGGCGGAGGAGAGGCCGGCGCCGGAGGACGAGGTGTGCGCGGAGGAGCCCGACGAGGAGGAGCTGGCCCTCGGGGAGGAGGACGAGTCCTCCGCCTCCGGCGAGCAGGAGGGGCAGGCGGCGGCCAAGAGGCGCGTGGCGCAGCCGTCCAAGAAGGCCCGGAACGTCGCCGCCGGCGACAAGGAGCCCGAGTTCCTCGGCGAGCCCGTCCCCGCCGACGAGGCCCGCGCCAAGTGGCCCCAGCGCTACCAGCGCGGCGCTCCCAAGAG GCCGGAGGATGAGGAGGACATGAAGGCGCGCGTCCACTACCGCTCTGCCATGGTCGACGGCGTGGTCTACGCGCTGGGCGACGACGTCTACGTCATG GCTGGGGAAAACGAGGCTGATTACATTGGCCGAATAACTGAGTTCTTTGAGGGTGTTGACAAGACCAGCTACTTCACCTGCCGTTGGTACTTCCGTCCAGAGGACACG GTCATATCTAGAGCCAAATTTGTCAATGATCACACACATGACCCAAAGCGTGTCTTTCTCTCCGAGGAAAAGAATGATAATCCACTTGACTGCATCATATCGAAGGTCAAGATAATCCATGTTGATCCCAAT ATGGACCCTGCAGCCAAGGCCAAACTGGTGGCTCGCACTGACTTATACTATGACATGTCATATACTGTTGCTTATTCTACATTTGCTAACATCCCATCAG ACACCACAGAGAATTCTGGTATTTCTACTGATGCTGATTCAGAGAATGGGGCCCCAGTAAAAACGGCATCCCTCCTTGACCTGTATTCTGGTTGTGGTGGGATGTCAACAGGGCTGTGCTTGGGTTCAGCGCTTGCTGGCCTCAAACTTGAAACA AAATGGGCTGTTGACCTGAACAGCTTTGCATGCAAGAGCCTTAAATATAACCATCCCAAAACAGAG GTTCGAAATGAAAAAGCCGAGGATTTTCTTGCACTTCTTAAGGAATGGGCGATTCTATGTGACAAATATGTCCATAGCAATGATTCTGATGTGGCAGAACCTGTAGAGGAAGAGGAAGATGATGAGCCTCTTGGAAAGGACGAGTTTGTGGTTGAAAAGCTACTTGAGATCTGCTATGGTGGCACTGGGAGGAAAAATGGAATCCATTTTAAG GTTCAATGGAAAGGATATGGCCCAGAAGAGGATACCTGGGAGCCCATAGAAAACCTGAG TGACTGCCCATTGAAAATTAAAGAGTTTGTGCAAGAAGGGTACAGGCGAAACATTCTACCCCAGCCT GGTCAGGTTGATGTTATTTGTGGTGGCCCGCCCTGCCAAGGGATAAGTGGGTTCAACCGATTTAGAAACCGTGATAACCCTTTAGAAGATGAGAAAAATCAACAAATGGTTACCTACATGGACATTGTCTCTTATCTGCAACCAAAGTTCGTCCTGATGGAGAATGTGGTGGACATTCTGAAATTTGCTGATGGCTATCTTGGAAGATATGCATTGAGCCGTCTTGTATCTCTGAACTACCAAGCCCGCCTTGGAATGATGGTAGCTGGTTGCTACGGGCTTCCTCAGTTCAGAATGCGTGTGTTCCTTTGGGGAGCTCTCCCTACCATG GTCCTCCCAAAGTATCCTCTCCCTACTCATGATGTAGTTGTACGTGGTGGTGCTCCAAATGCTTTCTCG CAAAGCATTGTTGCATATGATGAGACGCAAAGACCGACCTTGAAGAAAGCTCTCCTTCTTGGTGATGCCATTTCAGATTTGCCCAAGGCAA ACAACTATCAACCTCATGAGGTAATTGAATATGGTGGTCAACCCAAGACTGACTTCCAGCGCTACATACGACTTAGTCGTAAAG ATATGTTGGACTATTCATTTGGTGATGCCACTTGTCCTGAAGAAGGAAAGCTCTTGGACCACCAGCCTTTGAGGCTAAACCAAGATGACTATGACCGTGTCCAGCAGATTCCGATAAAGAAG GGAGCGAATTTCCGTGACTTGCCAGGAGTCAAGGTCGGAGCGAATAACATTGTGGAGTGGGATCCAGAAGTTGAGCGTGTCTACCTCAAGTCCGGCAAACCTTTG GTTCCTGACTATGCAATGTCCTTCATCAAGGGCAGATCACCAAA GCCGTTTGGTCGGTTGTGGTGGGATGAGACAGTTCCCACGGTCGTGACCAGAGCAGAGCCGCATAACCAGGTCAGTTTTGGCACAACTTCCAACGCTGTCTGCAATCAGTTTTGTGCTTGTTGCTTAGTTTGTTTGTGCTGCCTGCAGATCATACTGCACCCGAATCAGGGACGCGTTTTGACTGTCCGTGAGAACGCAAGGCTGCAGGGTTTCCCCGATTACTACCGGATGTACGGTCCCATGAAGGAGAA GTACATCCAAGTGGGAAACGCGGTGGCTGTCCCTGTTGCGCGGGCACTGGGCTACTCTTTGGGCCGAGCGTACCAGGGCGAGGTGGATGCGGGGTATGATGCGCTGTTTGTTCTTCCTGACAGCTTCACCAACATCGGACAGACCGGTGCGAGGGCAAGGGCCTCCTCCGTTGGCACCCCTGCAGGCGAGGTTGTCGAGCAGTAG
- the LOC109768608 gene encoding DNA (cytosine-5)-methyltransferase CMT3 isoform X2, with protein sequence MAPPSSPPSAAAPARSSSRKRSASAKAAAPEEATVTKRPRKGTTSGKKKPAGKKKQQKATKAPREKKAKAEERPAPEDEVCAEEPDEEELALGEEDESSASGEQEGQAAAKRRVAQPSKKARNVAAGDKEPEFLGEPVPADEARAKWPQRYQRGAPKRPEDEEDMKARVHYRSAMVDGVVYALGDDVYVMAGENEADYIGRITEFFEGVDKTSYFTCRWYFRPEDTVISRAKFVNDHTHDPKRVFLSEEKNDNPLDCIISKVKIIHVDPNMDPAAKAKLVARTDLYYDMSYTVAYSTFANIPSDTTENSGISTDADSENGAPVKTASLLDLYSGCGGMSTGLCLGSALAGLKLETKWAVDLNSFACKSLKYNHPKTEVRNEKAEDFLALLKEWAILCDKYVHSNDSDVAEPVEEEEDDEPLGKDEFVVEKLLEICYGGTGRKNGIHFKVQWKGYGPEEDTWEPIENLSDCPLKIKEFVQEGYRRNILPQPGQVDVICGGPPCQGISGFNRFRNRDNPLEDEKNQQMVTYMDIVSYLQPKFVLMENVVDILKFADGYLGRYALSRLVSLNYQARLGMMVAGCYGLPQFRMRVFLWGALPTMVLPKYPLPTHDVVVRGGAPNAFSQSIVAYDETQRPTLKKALLLGDAISDLPKANNYQPHEVIEYGGQPKTDFQRYIRLSRKDMLDYSFGDATCPEEGKLLDHQPLRLNQDDYDRVQQIPIKKGANFRDLPGVKVGANNIVEWDPEVERVYLKSGKPLVPDYAMSFIKGRSPKPFGRLWWDETVPTVVTRAEPHNQIILHPNQGRVLTVRENARLQGFPDYYRMYGPMKEKYIQVGNAVAVPVARALGYSLGRAYQGEVDAGYDALFVLPDSFTNIGQTGARARASSVGTPAGEVVEQ encoded by the exons ATGGCGCCGCCGAGCTCGCCGCCCTCGGCCGCCGCGCCCGCGCGGTCCTCCTCGCGCAAGCGCTCCGCCTCCGCCAAGGCCGCCGCGCCCGAGGAGGCCACGGTCACCAAGCGCCCGCGCAAGGGCACCACGTCCGGCAAGAAGAAGCCGGCGGGcaagaagaagcagcagaaggCGACCAAGGCGCCGCGGGAGAAGAAGGCGAAGGCGGAGGAGAGGCCGGCGCCGGAGGACGAGGTGTGCGCGGAGGAGCCCGACGAGGAGGAGCTGGCCCTCGGGGAGGAGGACGAGTCCTCCGCCTCCGGCGAGCAGGAGGGGCAGGCGGCGGCCAAGAGGCGCGTGGCGCAGCCGTCCAAGAAGGCCCGGAACGTCGCCGCCGGCGACAAGGAGCCCGAGTTCCTCGGCGAGCCCGTCCCCGCCGACGAGGCCCGCGCCAAGTGGCCCCAGCGCTACCAGCGCGGCGCTCCCAAGAG GCCGGAGGATGAGGAGGACATGAAGGCGCGCGTCCACTACCGCTCTGCCATGGTCGACGGCGTGGTCTACGCGCTGGGCGACGACGTCTACGTCATG GCTGGGGAAAACGAGGCTGATTACATTGGCCGAATAACTGAGTTCTTTGAGGGTGTTGACAAGACCAGCTACTTCACCTGCCGTTGGTACTTCCGTCCAGAGGACACG GTCATATCTAGAGCCAAATTTGTCAATGATCACACACATGACCCAAAGCGTGTCTTTCTCTCCGAGGAAAAGAATGATAATCCACTTGACTGCATCATATCGAAGGTCAAGATAATCCATGTTGATCCCAAT ATGGACCCTGCAGCCAAGGCCAAACTGGTGGCTCGCACTGACTTATACTATGACATGTCATATACTGTTGCTTATTCTACATTTGCTAACATCCCATCAG ACACCACAGAGAATTCTGGTATTTCTACTGATGCTGATTCAGAGAATGGGGCCCCAGTAAAAACGGCATCCCTCCTTGACCTGTATTCTGGTTGTGGTGGGATGTCAACAGGGCTGTGCTTGGGTTCAGCGCTTGCTGGCCTCAAACTTGAAACA AAATGGGCTGTTGACCTGAACAGCTTTGCATGCAAGAGCCTTAAATATAACCATCCCAAAACAGAG GTTCGAAATGAAAAAGCCGAGGATTTTCTTGCACTTCTTAAGGAATGGGCGATTCTATGTGACAAATATGTCCATAGCAATGATTCTGATGTGGCAGAACCTGTAGAGGAAGAGGAAGATGATGAGCCTCTTGGAAAGGACGAGTTTGTGGTTGAAAAGCTACTTGAGATCTGCTATGGTGGCACTGGGAGGAAAAATGGAATCCATTTTAAG GTTCAATGGAAAGGATATGGCCCAGAAGAGGATACCTGGGAGCCCATAGAAAACCTGAG TGACTGCCCATTGAAAATTAAAGAGTTTGTGCAAGAAGGGTACAGGCGAAACATTCTACCCCAGCCT GGTCAGGTTGATGTTATTTGTGGTGGCCCGCCCTGCCAAGGGATAAGTGGGTTCAACCGATTTAGAAACCGTGATAACCCTTTAGAAGATGAGAAAAATCAACAAATGGTTACCTACATGGACATTGTCTCTTATCTGCAACCAAAGTTCGTCCTGATGGAGAATGTGGTGGACATTCTGAAATTTGCTGATGGCTATCTTGGAAGATATGCATTGAGCCGTCTTGTATCTCTGAACTACCAAGCCCGCCTTGGAATGATGGTAGCTGGTTGCTACGGGCTTCCTCAGTTCAGAATGCGTGTGTTCCTTTGGGGAGCTCTCCCTACCATG GTCCTCCCAAAGTATCCTCTCCCTACTCATGATGTAGTTGTACGTGGTGGTGCTCCAAATGCTTTCTCG CAAAGCATTGTTGCATATGATGAGACGCAAAGACCGACCTTGAAGAAAGCTCTCCTTCTTGGTGATGCCATTTCAGATTTGCCCAAGGCAA ACAACTATCAACCTCATGAGGTAATTGAATATGGTGGTCAACCCAAGACTGACTTCCAGCGCTACATACGACTTAGTCGTAAAG ATATGTTGGACTATTCATTTGGTGATGCCACTTGTCCTGAAGAAGGAAAGCTCTTGGACCACCAGCCTTTGAGGCTAAACCAAGATGACTATGACCGTGTCCAGCAGATTCCGATAAAGAAG GGAGCGAATTTCCGTGACTTGCCAGGAGTCAAGGTCGGAGCGAATAACATTGTGGAGTGGGATCCAGAAGTTGAGCGTGTCTACCTCAAGTCCGGCAAACCTTTG GTTCCTGACTATGCAATGTCCTTCATCAAGGGCAGATCACCAAA GCCGTTTGGTCGGTTGTGGTGGGATGAGACAGTTCCCACGGTCGTGACCAGAGCAGAGCCGCATAACCAG ATCATACTGCACCCGAATCAGGGACGCGTTTTGACTGTCCGTGAGAACGCAAGGCTGCAGGGTTTCCCCGATTACTACCGGATGTACGGTCCCATGAAGGAGAA GTACATCCAAGTGGGAAACGCGGTGGCTGTCCCTGTTGCGCGGGCACTGGGCTACTCTTTGGGCCGAGCGTACCAGGGCGAGGTGGATGCGGGGTATGATGCGCTGTTTGTTCTTCCTGACAGCTTCACCAACATCGGACAGACCGGTGCGAGGGCAAGGGCCTCCTCCGTTGGCACCCCTGCAGGCGAGGTTGTCGAGCAGTAG